The following nucleotide sequence is from Luteolibacter arcticus.
CTTGGAAGTCGTCGCGGTAGGTGATGGTGGCGAAGCCGGCGGATTTGAGGGCGGTGAGGATGAGGTCGCGCTCGGGATCGACCTCGGGGGCGATGTGGTGGGTGATCTCGCCGGTGTCGTGGCTGAGGCCGACGCTGCGGTCGAAGGTGGCGGCGCCCCACCAGGCGATGCGGCCGTGGGTGTCGGTCTGGGGTGCGCGCCAGAAGCGGACGTGGTGGCGTTCGCGGGGGCTGGTGCCGTGGGGTTTCTCGAAGGCGAGGTCCTGGTGCCGGCCGAAGAGGATGAGGGGACTGACGGGGGCGTGGTCGTAGGGGCGGCCGAGGACGGCATCGCCGGCGATGCGGAGGCTGCTCTGGAGGGTGACGGGGTCGGCGGGGTGCCAGCCGTTCTCTAACAGGGCGGTGGTGAGTTCGGCATCGGTGGCGATGATGAAGAGATTGAGGGGATCGGCGGGGATGCCTGCGCTGGTGGTGGTGAGGGTGGGTGCATCGACGAGCGCGGGGTGGAGCTTTTCGTGATGGCGCCACCAGCGGGGGAGCGCGAGGTAGGCGACGATGAGCCATAGGAGGAGCAGGCCGGCAGCCCAGACGAAGAGTCGGCGGGTGCGGCGGGTGCGCGAGTGCGTGCGCGAGCGTGCTTTTAGCCGGATCTTCATTTCACTGGGTGAGTTTTGTTAGATGCTGGATGCGGCGGGAGCGCCAGAGGAGAAGGGCGAGCCATGCGATGAGTTAGAGCGCGGTGAGGAGCCAGAAGGGTAGCGTGAGATAGTGGATGCGTTGCACGGGGACATCGACGTCGCGACCGCTGCCCCATTCGAGTTTCCACAGGCGATTCTTTGGCTCGCCATCGACGGGCATCCAGATGGAGGAGCTAAGATCGGGGCCGAATTCGCCATTGCTTTCATCCATGCTCGTGTGGATGAAGCGGATGATGCCGTGTCCGCATTCGAGCCTGAGCGAGGTGACGTTGCGGCTCCAGTGGACGCTCCAGCCCTTGGCGGGGACGACCCACGCCCAGAGGAGGAAGGCGAGGCCGAGGATGCCGGCCCAGAAGAGGCGGGAGCGGTTGATGGGGCGCGGGGGCATGGGGAAAAAGGAATCATCAATCATCAATCTTCCAATCACCAATCGAAGTGCTGCTGCGCGGGGTGGGAAGCTTGGTGGGGAGGCCGGTCTGTCCAAAGCGACAGTAAGGTCGCTGCTCCTTATGGGCCGCGCATGGTGGGCGTAGATGGGGTGGAACGAACCGCGGAGACGCAGAGGTCGCGGAGAGAGCGCGGAGGAGTTGTGAAGCGGTTTGGTCTCCGTCGGCCGGAAGAACTGCTTCGACCGCACTCGGAGAGTGCGGACCACTTTGCGGGGATGGGGGGAAGTTGAACCGCCAAGACGCAAAGTGCGCGAGGAAGGATGGTGGTGGATGCCTTTCGATTCCAGGCGGCGTCGAGGTGGCTGGAGAATTTCAACCGCAGATTACACAGATTGACGCAGATTGAAGAGGGGAGGGTTGGATGGTGGATGGAACGAGCCGCAGCGGGCGCAGAGGTGGCGGAGGATTGGAGGTCGTGGCAGGGTATCGGTAGCAGTGCACAGCGACAGTAAGGTCGCTGCTCCTTATGGGTGGCACGCGGTGCAGGCGTGCGGGGAGGAATCCGGGCTGGCGCTGCGGGGAGGTGGATGGCTACGATGGGGGAGGAGGGTGAGTTCAGCCGAATCGAATCGAACTGAATTGAATCGAACTGAACTGAATTGAATTGAGCCTACCGAACCGAGCCGAACCGAACCGGAATCCAGACCATGATCGGAATTCTTTCCAAGGAGCAGGTGGCGAAGCTGTCGCCGGCGGAGCAGGAGCTGGTGGCGCGGTTGGCGCTGGATGAGGCGAGGTCGCGGCGAGCGCTGCTGGTGAAGGCGAAGGGCTATCGAGGTATCCTGCTCGTGCCGCTGGTGGTGTGCACGGTGATGATGGGCCTGGGGATGTGGAGGGGCTGGACGGCGATGCTTCCCTATCTAGTGCTGTTGGGGTTCGCCCTGATGCAGTTCCATGTGCGGGGCGTGAACTCGCGGATCGATGCGCTCGTGAAGCTGCTGGATTTCGATCGGTTGAGCGATTCCAAGGGTCAGGTGGATAGCGATGTTCCATCGCGTCCGCAGTCTTGATAGATGAACCGGATGAAACGCATGAAAGCCTTGGTGATGTATTTGGTCTTCTCGCTTCTGGCGGCGCTGCCGGGTGAGGCGAGGGCGGTGCGGAGCTTGGAGATGAAGGCGCTGATGAAGGAGTCGGCGCTGGTGTTTGCGGGGCGGGTGAAGTCGGTGGCTCCGTCGGGGCTGACGACGGTGCTGACCTACCCGACGTGGGATGGCCTGGTCTTCGAGTGGCTGAAGGTGGAGGTGGAGGTGCTGGAGCCGATGAAGGGGGTGAAGAAGGCACAGGTGGTGCGGACGATGATGCTGTCGATGCGGGGCGAAGGTCTGGTGATCAATGGTCCGGGAGTGGTCGAGCCGAAGGTGGGGCGGCTTTATTTGCTGTGCTTGCTTCCGACGACGACGGCGGGGGTCTATGCGTCGATCACGGCGCCCTTCGATGACGATGAGGGGGTATTTCTGTTAGATCGGAAGGGGTGGACGGATGGGGCGACGTATTACGATGAGAAGGGGAAGGAGACGCCCTTTCACAAGCAGGACGACAAGAATGCGGCGCTGTGGCATCTGGTGGATCGGAAGGGCGCGATCGTGCCGGCCGGGGCGGAGGCGATCCGGAAGAGCTACGCGGCGGAGCTGGCGACGCCGGCACCGAAGGACTCGGTGATCCATCTGAAGTGGAAGAAGGAGGAAGGTCGCGGGGGCTGGCAGTGGAACGTGCCAGATGAGGGAGGCAAGGGGAAGAAGAGCAAGGGGTCGACGGGGCCGGCGAGCAAGTAGGGTAGTGAGGTGGAGGGCTTTGCTTTGAGGTGTGGCGGTTTGGGGCTGGGTTCGGGAGAAGGAGTTGAACCGCGAAAGAACGCGAAAATGCGCGAAATTTAAAGGCAGGGAAAACTCTGCAGGGGGCGGGGCACGTGCCGGGTTATCGGTGATCAGTGATCAGTGATCAGTGATCAGTGATCAGTGATCAGTGATCAGTGATCAGTGATCAGTGAAAGGCATCGGGGATGGGGATGGAACGAACTGCGGAGGCGCGGAGGTCGGGATGGGTGGGTGTTGAACCGCCAGGACGCGAAGTGCGCGAGGAAGGATAGTGGTGCCTTTCGATTCCTGGCGGCGTCGAAGTGGCTGGAGAATTTCAACCGCAGATTACACAGATTGACGCAGATTGAAGAGGGGATGGTGGATGGGGGGAGACATCGGGGATGGGGATGGAACGAACCGCGGAGGCACAGAGGTCGCGGAGAGAGAGCGCGGAGGAGCTGAGAGGCGGTTCGGTCTCCGTCGGCCGGAAGAACTGCTTCGACCGCACTCGGAGAGTGCGGACCACTTTGCGGGGATGGGGGGAAGTTGAACCGCCAGGACGCGAAGTGCGCGAGGAAGGATGGTGGTTGATGCCTTTCGATTCCTGGCGGCGTCGAGGTGGCTGGAGAATTTCAACCGCAGATTACACAGATTGATGCAGATTGAAGAGGGGAGGGTTGGATGGTGGATGGTGGATGGTGGATGGTGGATGGTGGATGGACGAACCGCAGCGGGCGCAGAGGTGGCGGAGGACTGAAGGTCGTGGCGGAGTATCGGTTGCAGTGCACAGCGACAGTAAGGTCGCTGCTTCTTTCGGGTCGCGGTGCTAGATCTCATCAGGAGACGGGACCTTGCTGTCCCGTTCATTCCCGTGGACACTTTCCCCGAACGAGGGCTTGAGGCGAGGCGGGTGGCCGGTCTGTCCAAAACGACAGTAGGGTCGCTGCTTCTTCTGGGCGCGCGGAAGCGAGGCCGAAGGCCCTTGGAGCGCTGCGGTGATCCGCAGCTTTTGAATGTGGGGGACGGAGGTTTGCGCTTGGGCGATCGCGGCGATCCTGGGAGGTCGGTTCAGTCCGGCTGGAGAAGCGGTCTCCACCTTGGACTCGAGAGCTGCGAAGGATCGCAGCAGTCCGAGGGCGGCTGCGCCGCGGTGATGGGGCGGGGCGTCACGCGATGTAGCGTCGGTCTGCGACCGTGGGAAGCTGGCGGCAGCGAACGGCATGGGGAGGCTTCTGGATTGGATCCGCGGGGATGCGGCACGTGCCGCTGAAGTGCGACGGTCATAGACGCGCCGCTACATGGGATGGGATGCGGCGTTGTGCTTGAGCGTCCTTCTCTTCCCTTCCCTTCCCTTCCCTTCCCTTCCCTTCCCTTCCCTTCCCTTCCCTTCCTGGGTGTGCGATGATGGGGGCATGGACACGTGACGGATGCCGTGGGCTTGCTGCGGATGCGGCGTGACAAGCGGGTGGTGCGATGCGTAATTCTTTCCTAACAGAAACATGAAGCAACTGGATGATGCTGCCTTTCGTGCGACCTTCGGGGAGCCCATGGTGCCGGTGACGGACGATGAGGAGCCGCCGTTCGATTTCTGGGATTACTTCGAGGAGATCCCGGAGGATGATTTCGAGGGGTACGATTGCTCGGCGGGGGCGGTGGACCAGGCGTGGCGGACGCCGGATGGGAGATTCGAGCATGTACTGGTGAACTCGGAGGAGGAGGCGGATGTCTTCATGGTGGTGGTGCTGGACCGGGACGCGGGAGTTGTCCATGGGCACCGGTTGCTGCATTTGAAGGATGAGTACGGGATGCCATGAGTCCGCTGTGGTTCACTTTCGGCGGGCTGGCGTGGTGGGCGTTCTTTGAATGGCTGCGGGGGAGGCCGCAGTACCGGATGCGCGGTACGCAGGATTTGGTTTTGATCGGCGGGGTGGGGTTGGTGGCGGCGATTGGGGGGTCGATCGTGTGGGTGGTGGGGAGGTTTTTTTGAATGAGGTGCGGGGGATGGCGATGGGCGGAGGAAGAGGGGATTGAACGGCCAAGGTGCAAAGGTCGCTAAGGATGGTGGTGGATGGTGGTGGATGGATGGAGGAGTTGTTGGGGAAGGGGATGGCTTGGGGTGTGGGCGAAATGGGTGAATCGCGATGGGGTTGCTGGTGCGGTCTTCGCGCAGCCGGAACGACGAAGTCGTTCCGCAACGAAGAGAAGAGGGGGAGGGGCGAGACGCCCCTCCAACGGACTGGGGCAAGATGCCCCAGCTACGGTTAGATGCCCCGGCTACGGGAAGATGCCCCAGCTACGGGAAGATTCCCTAGCTACGGTTAGATGCCCCAGCTACGGGTAAGATCGCTCTAGCGGGCTAGGCGGAAGAAGACGCTGGTTTCGCCGGGTTGGGCGGTGGCGTCGAGGGCGGTGGGGAGGTCGGCCGGCTGGAGGTGGGCGTGCTCTATCCAATCGGTGAGGTTGGTGGAGCGCTGGACGGTGAAGGGCTGGTCGGTGTAGCCGGTGAGCTGGAGGGTGATGCCGTCTTCCTCGCTGACGATGAGTTGCTGGCGGATGGTGTGCAGGGATGGCGCGGGGACATCGGCGTGGAAGCTGTTGCCGGCGGCCACTTCATGGTCGGTGCCGGTCCAGCGGTTGGTGAAGATGACGGTGCCGCTGGTGACCTGGAGGGTGAAGCCAATGAGGTCCTCGGTGGCACCGGTGCCGAGCGCGATATTAAAGGCGGTGCCGTGGATGCCGACGGAGCCGGCGGGGGTGTCGATGACGACGTCCGTGGGATCATGCTGGCCGATGAGGCCGCTGGTGAAGTCGAAGGATCCCTGGAGGAGTGTGAAACGGGAAGAGTTCTGCCCGGGGTCTCCGGGGTTGTAGAGGTATTCATCGATCCGGAAGGAGGAGTCCGCGCCGGGGGTGATGATGGTCTCGTCGATGAAGACGAGGGTGATGGTGGGGACGGGGCCGGTGGTGATGGTGTCGCCCTGGAAGATGAAGTCGCCGAGCTCCAAGGGATAAGTGGCACCGGCGCGGGAGACGTTGGCGGAGCCGGTGGTGACGGTGCCGGCCTGGGGGATCATCCCGGAGGCGTAGCCCTCCCACAGCGGGGAGGTGAAGCCGCTACTACCTTCATAGTAGTAGAGGGTGACCGGCGGGGAGGAGGGGTTTCGTTTGAAAACATTCGCGCCGAAGCTGGCAGGCGCGTCCCCGCGGAAGGTGACGTGCTCCAGAAGCTGGCAATCCTCGAAGGCGAGGCTGCCGATGGACTGGATGCCACGGCCGATGCGGACGGACTCAAGCTGGCCGCAACGGGCGAACGCGCTTTCG
It contains:
- a CDS encoding LssY C-terminal domain-containing protein; this encodes MKIRLKARSRTHSRTRRTRRLFVWAAGLLLLWLIVAYLALPRWWRHHEKLHPALVDAPTLTTTSAGIPADPLNLFIIATDAELTTALLENGWHPADPVTLQSSLRIAGDAVLGRPYDHAPVSPLILFGRHQDLAFEKPHGTSPRERHHVRFWRAPQTDTHGRIAWWGAATFDRSVGLSHDTGEITHHIAPEVDPERDLILTALKSAGFATITYRDDFQAPTGKNGGGDPWQTDRRLGIATHSNAEDK